The Streptomyces sp. NBC_00691 genome has a segment encoding these proteins:
- the argJ gene encoding bifunctional glutamate N-acetyltransferase/amino-acid acetyltransferase ArgJ, with the protein MTVTAARGFLASGVAAGVKASGDPDLALVVNQGPAPAAAGVFTSNRIQAAPVRWSRRALAAGRVSAVVLNSGGANACTGAAGADDARTMAEHTALAVGVTPDDVAVCSTGLIGVPLPMDRITAGIALAADRLADDGGEDAAVAIKTTDSVHKTAAVTRSGWTVGGMAKGAGMLAPGLATMLVVLATDAVAAGPTLDSALRAAVRTTFDRVDSDGCMSTNDTVLLLASGASGVSPPDGDLAEAVHAVCLDLARQLVADAEGASKEIEVAVVGAASEDDAVTVGRSIARNNLLKCALHGEDPNWGRVLSAIGTTDAEFDPDRLDVAINGVWVCRDGAAGEPREKVDMSGRRITITVDLRAGEASAEIWTNDLTAEYVHENSAYSS; encoded by the coding sequence GTGACCGTGACCGCCGCCCGAGGATTCCTCGCCAGCGGGGTGGCCGCCGGCGTCAAGGCGTCCGGCGATCCCGACCTCGCCCTGGTGGTGAACCAGGGCCCCGCACCGGCCGCCGCGGGCGTCTTCACCTCCAACCGGATCCAGGCCGCACCGGTCCGCTGGTCACGGCGGGCCCTCGCCGCGGGCCGGGTCTCCGCGGTCGTCCTCAACTCCGGAGGCGCCAACGCGTGCACCGGAGCGGCCGGCGCCGACGACGCCCGGACCATGGCCGAGCACACCGCGCTCGCCGTCGGCGTCACCCCGGACGACGTGGCCGTCTGCTCCACCGGGCTCATCGGCGTCCCGCTGCCCATGGACCGGATCACGGCCGGGATCGCCCTCGCGGCGGACCGGCTCGCCGACGACGGCGGCGAGGACGCGGCCGTCGCGATCAAGACGACGGACTCGGTGCACAAGACCGCGGCCGTCACCCGCTCCGGCTGGACGGTCGGCGGGATGGCGAAGGGCGCGGGGATGCTCGCGCCGGGTCTCGCCACGATGCTCGTGGTCCTGGCCACCGACGCCGTGGCGGCCGGCCCGACGCTCGACTCCGCCCTGCGCGCCGCCGTACGGACCACCTTCGACCGGGTGGACTCCGACGGCTGCATGTCCACCAACGACACCGTGCTGCTGCTCGCCTCGGGCGCCTCCGGAGTGAGCCCGCCGGACGGGGACCTCGCCGAAGCGGTGCACGCCGTCTGCCTCGACCTGGCCCGCCAGCTCGTCGCGGACGCCGAGGGCGCGTCGAAGGAGATCGAGGTGGCGGTCGTCGGCGCCGCGTCCGAGGACGACGCCGTGACCGTGGGCCGCTCGATCGCCAGGAACAACCTCCTCAAGTGCGCCCTGCACGGCGAGGACCCGAACTGGGGCCGGGTGCTCTCGGCGATCGGCACCACCGACGCGGAGTTCGACCCCGACCGCCTGGACGTGGCGATCAACGGGGTGTGGGTCTGCCGGGACGGCGCGGCCGGGGAACCCCGGGAGAAGGTCGACATGTCCGGCCGCCGGATCACGATCACGGTCGACCTGCGGGCCGGAGAGGCGTCCGCGGAGATCTGGACCAACGACCTGACGGCCGAGTACGTGCACGAGAACAGCGCCTACAGCTCATGA
- the argC gene encoding N-acetyl-gamma-glutamyl-phosphate reductase, translated as MTLRVAVAGASGYAGGEILRLIASHPGLDVGVLTAHSSAGRTLGEVQPQLTSLAERVLAETSAETLGGHDVVFLALPHGQSGALAGELGGDTLVVDCGADFRLRDPDEWRRFYGSEHAGTWPYGLPEMPGARDDLKGTTRVAVPGCYPTAVTLALYPAHAARLVEPEVVVVAASGTSGAGRAAKGRLLGSEVMGSMTPYGVGGGHRHTPELTQNLSLVAGEPVTVSFTPTLAPMPRGILATCSARLRPHVADAGGPDEVREVFEAAYADEPFVRLLPRGQWPSTASVLGSNTVQVQVALDPTARRLICVSAIDNLTKGTAGGAVQSMNVALGLPEGLGLPMNGVAP; from the coding sequence ATGACCTTGCGGGTCGCGGTGGCCGGAGCCAGTGGCTATGCCGGTGGGGAGATCCTCCGCCTGATCGCCTCACATCCCGGTCTCGACGTCGGCGTCCTCACCGCCCACAGCAGCGCCGGCCGCACGCTCGGCGAGGTGCAGCCCCAGCTGACCTCGCTCGCCGAACGCGTGCTGGCGGAGACCTCGGCGGAGACACTCGGCGGACACGACGTCGTGTTCCTCGCCCTGCCGCACGGGCAGTCGGGCGCGCTCGCCGGGGAGTTGGGCGGTGACACCCTGGTCGTCGACTGCGGGGCGGACTTCCGCCTGCGCGACCCCGACGAGTGGAGACGTTTCTACGGCTCCGAGCACGCGGGCACCTGGCCGTACGGACTCCCGGAGATGCCCGGAGCCCGGGACGACCTCAAGGGGACCACCCGCGTCGCCGTCCCGGGGTGCTACCCGACCGCCGTCACCCTCGCGCTCTACCCGGCGCACGCCGCACGCCTCGTGGAACCCGAGGTCGTCGTCGTGGCGGCGAGCGGGACCTCGGGAGCCGGCCGCGCGGCCAAGGGCCGTCTGCTCGGCTCCGAGGTGATGGGCTCCATGACCCCGTACGGCGTCGGCGGCGGCCACCGGCACACCCCCGAGCTCACCCAGAACCTGTCCCTCGTGGCGGGCGAGCCGGTGACCGTGTCCTTCACCCCCACCCTGGCCCCGATGCCCCGCGGCATCCTCGCCACCTGCTCCGCACGACTGCGCCCGCACGTGGCCGACGCCGGGGGTCCGGACGAGGTCCGTGAGGTCTTCGAGGCGGCGTACGCCGACGAACCGTTCGTCCGGCTGCTACCGCGGGGACAGTGGCCGTCCACGGCCTCGGTGCTCGGATCCAACACCGTGCAGGTGCAGGTGGCGCTCGATCCGACCGCCCGCCGCCTCATCTGTGTGAGCGCGATCGACAACCTGACGAAGGGCACCGCCGGTGGCGCGGTGCAGAGCATGAACGTCGCCCTCGGCCTGCCCGAAGGGCTCGGCCTGCCCATGAATGGAGTGGCTCCGTGA
- a CDS encoding beta-glucanase, whose translation MLDADFSSTDQWVAGHSWAYPGGGPTNPGDNKLDHLVEDPAYSRSGVFRATRRPDGKWDAGLLTTEGSAEAFLVRADDVLEARVRLPVETGAWPAIWTWLDGGQEIDVFEYHPDNPDLLELSNRIRGRHLYYRNAAIRPGAWVDLRVEFGARNVVWWVNGARVFDDRRGVGRSWRAHLIVNLSVCAGRYHPAPDAGVSEMSYEVPQLRVYRD comes from the coding sequence GTGCTCGACGCGGACTTCTCCTCGACCGATCAGTGGGTCGCCGGCCACTCCTGGGCCTATCCCGGGGGCGGGCCGACCAACCCGGGCGACAACAAGCTCGACCATCTCGTGGAGGACCCCGCGTACAGCAGGAGCGGAGTGTTCCGGGCGACCCGACGGCCGGACGGGAAGTGGGACGCGGGACTGCTCACGACGGAGGGCAGCGCGGAGGCCTTCCTGGTGCGGGCCGACGACGTCCTGGAGGCCCGGGTGCGCCTTCCGGTGGAGACGGGGGCGTGGCCCGCCATCTGGACCTGGCTCGACGGAGGACAGGAGATCGACGTCTTCGAGTACCACCCCGACAATCCCGACCTGCTGGAACTGTCGAACCGGATCAGGGGACGCCATCTCTACTACCGGAACGCGGCGATCCGTCCGGGGGCCTGGGTCGACCTGCGGGTCGAGTTCGGTGCCCGCAACGTGGTGTGGTGGGTGAACGGCGCGCGGGTCTTCGACGACCGCCGCGGGGTGGGGCGTTCCTGGCGGGCCCACCTCATCGTGAACCTGTCGGTCTGCGCGGGCCGCTACCACCCGGCGCCGGACGCCGGGGTGTCGGAGATGTCGTACGAGGTACCGCAGTTGCGGGTGTACCGGGACTGA
- a CDS encoding TetR/AcrR family transcriptional regulator, with the protein MTTGRGGRVPRRGPKGTRTREALGEAALRLVLERGPAGVSVENVTDAVGVSRRTFSRYFGSKEEAALDGFRADCARINEALAARPASETPLTAYRAAVRSWLADPVHPAWHRREGVREILRLAETEAPLRAVLRRVLLEGEAASVRLVATRIGTDPEDDLRPAVAVGSGAATLLAATRAWVLGGPRGALPGLVEEAFGLLATEPPPVETRTTD; encoded by the coding sequence ATGACTACCGGGCGAGGCGGCCGCGTTCCGCGGCGCGGGCCGAAGGGGACACGGACCCGCGAGGCGCTGGGCGAGGCCGCGCTGCGGCTCGTCCTGGAGCGAGGGCCGGCCGGAGTCTCCGTCGAGAACGTCACCGACGCCGTCGGCGTCTCCCGCCGGACCTTCAGCCGCTACTTCGGCTCCAAGGAGGAGGCCGCCCTCGACGGCTTCCGCGCCGACTGCGCGCGCATCAACGAGGCCCTCGCCGCGCGCCCGGCGAGCGAGACCCCGCTCACCGCCTACCGGGCGGCCGTGCGCAGCTGGCTCGCCGACCCGGTCCACCCGGCCTGGCACCGCCGCGAGGGCGTGCGGGAGATCCTCCGCCTCGCCGAGACCGAGGCCCCGCTCCGCGCCGTCCTCCGGCGTGTCCTCCTGGAGGGCGAGGCCGCGTCGGTCCGGCTGGTCGCGACCCGCATCGGCACCGACCCGGAGGACGACCTGCGGCCCGCCGTCGCCGTCGGATCGGGCGCCGCCACACTCCTCGCGGCCACCCGCGCCTGGGTGCTCGGAGGCCCCCGGGGGGCGCTGCCCGGCCTCGTGGAGGAGGCCTTCGGCCTGCTGGCGACGGAGCCGCCGCCGGTGGAAACCCGTACAACCGATTGA
- a CDS encoding SDR family NAD(P)-dependent oxidoreductase: MTHPRTTDSVATGARTTDPQTTGPQTTAPQTTEARTRDSRSVDSREFAGRIALVTGGASGIGLAVARRLADAGAAVAVADHDADRAAAAVAELTERGAEAVAVGMDVTDDSSVREGVEATVAAFGGLHLAVNNAGVAGARVPVAETPAEEWRRVVSTNLDGVFHSLRHELPAILASGGGAVVNMSSILGTNGSAGSAAYVAAKHGVVGLTKTAALEYASQGVRINAVGPGYIDTPLLAGIGQEAYDALVALHPAGRLGRAEEVAELVAFLLSERASFVHGSYHLVDGAYAAR; encoded by the coding sequence ATGACGCACCCCCGCACCACCGACAGCGTCGCCACCGGCGCCCGCACCACCGACCCGCAGACCACCGGCCCCCAGACCACCGCCCCGCAGACCACCGAGGCCCGCACCCGTGACTCCCGGAGCGTCGACTCGCGGGAGTTCGCCGGAAGGATCGCCCTCGTCACCGGCGGCGCCTCCGGCATCGGGCTCGCCGTCGCCCGCCGCCTCGCGGACGCGGGTGCCGCCGTGGCGGTCGCCGACCACGACGCCGACCGCGCGGCCGCCGCCGTCGCCGAACTGACCGAGCGCGGCGCCGAGGCCGTCGCCGTCGGCATGGACGTCACCGACGACAGCTCCGTCCGGGAGGGCGTAGAGGCCACGGTCGCCGCCTTCGGCGGCCTCCACTTGGCGGTCAACAACGCGGGCGTCGCCGGTGCGCGCGTCCCGGTCGCCGAGACCCCGGCCGAGGAGTGGCGGCGCGTCGTGTCCACCAACCTGGACGGCGTCTTCCACTCGCTCCGCCACGAGCTCCCCGCGATCCTCGCCTCCGGCGGCGGCGCCGTCGTGAACATGTCCTCCATCCTCGGGACCAACGGCTCCGCCGGCAGCGCCGCCTACGTCGCGGCCAAGCACGGCGTCGTCGGTCTCACCAAGACGGCCGCGCTCGAATACGCCTCCCAGGGGGTACGTATCAACGCCGTCGGCCCCGGCTACATCGACACGCCCCTCCTCGCCGGCATCGGGCAGGAGGCGTACGACGCCCTGGTCGCCCTCCACCCGGCGGGACGGCTCGGCCGCGCCGAGGAGGTCGCCGAGCTCGTCGCGTTCCTGCTCTCGGAGCGCGCGTCCTTCGTCCACGGCAGCTATCACCTCGTCGACGGCGCCTACGCCGCCCGCTGA
- a CDS encoding NAD(P)-dependent alcohol dehydrogenase: MKALQYRTVGAPPEVVTVPDPEPGPGQVLLKVTAAGVCHSDIAVMSWSADQLPFPLPLTLGHEGVGTVAALGAGAGGFAVGDAVAVYGPWGCGSCSMCAQGKENYCLRAAELGIRPPGLGAPGAIAEYMIVDSPRHLVPLGGLDPVRAVSLTDAGLTPYHAVKRSLPKLVPGSTAVVIGAGGLGHVAVQLLRAMTAARVVALDVTEEKLALARAVGAHETVLSDASAAPAVRALTGGRGAEVVLDFVGAQPTVTAAGAMVAVEGDVTIVGLGGGTLPVGFGALPYEVSVTSPYWGTRAELIEVLDLARAGEVDVHTETYTLDEAPKAYERLHEGRVEGRAVILPNG; the protein is encoded by the coding sequence ATGAAGGCACTGCAGTACCGCACGGTGGGCGCCCCGCCCGAGGTCGTCACCGTCCCCGACCCCGAGCCCGGCCCCGGCCAGGTGCTCCTGAAGGTGACGGCCGCCGGTGTCTGTCACTCCGACATCGCGGTGATGAGCTGGTCCGCCGACCAGCTGCCCTTCCCGCTGCCGCTGACCCTCGGCCACGAGGGCGTGGGCACGGTGGCGGCCCTCGGCGCCGGCGCCGGGGGCTTCGCCGTCGGTGACGCCGTCGCCGTCTACGGCCCCTGGGGCTGCGGCAGCTGCTCCATGTGCGCCCAGGGCAAGGAGAACTACTGTCTGAGGGCCGCCGAACTCGGCATCAGGCCGCCGGGACTCGGTGCCCCCGGCGCCATCGCCGAGTACATGATCGTCGACAGCCCCCGTCACCTCGTCCCGCTCGGCGGCCTCGATCCTGTCCGGGCCGTATCGCTCACGGACGCCGGCCTCACCCCGTACCACGCGGTCAAGCGCTCGCTCCCCAAGCTGGTTCCCGGAAGCACCGCCGTCGTCATCGGTGCGGGCGGGCTCGGCCACGTCGCCGTCCAGCTGCTGCGTGCCATGACCGCGGCCAGGGTCGTCGCCCTGGACGTCACCGAGGAGAAGCTGGCCCTGGCTCGCGCGGTGGGCGCGCACGAGACGGTCCTGTCGGACGCGTCGGCGGCCCCCGCGGTCCGCGCGCTGACCGGCGGACGCGGCGCCGAGGTGGTCCTCGACTTCGTGGGCGCCCAGCCGACCGTGACGGCCGCCGGCGCGATGGTCGCGGTCGAGGGGGACGTCACCATCGTCGGTCTCGGCGGCGGTACCCTGCCCGTCGGATTCGGCGCCCTGCCGTACGAGGTCTCGGTCACCTCCCCGTACTGGGGAACCCGGGCCGAGCTGATCGAGGTGCTCGACCTGGCCCGGGCGGGAGAGGTCGACGTCCACACCGAGACGTACACCCTGGACGAGGCGCCGAAGGCCTACGAGCGGCTGCACGAGGGACGTGTCGAGGGACGGGCGGTCATCCTCCCGAACGGCTGA
- a CDS encoding FAD-dependent monooxygenase, whose product MAESKKPGTASGAPDTDVTVIGAGPAGLALTLDLARRGVRVRVVERDGKRFQGSRAKGVQPRTLEVLDDLGLADAARAAGGAYPPMGLHVGPFTKAWQMHATAPDSIGTPYPDILLLPQYATTTLLHDAVERLGVRVDFGARAVEITQDERACAVRLEDGRVLRSRYVVGADGGSSTVRKAAGIAFEGTTDETDRMILVDGAVDGLSRDHWHIWPRPRGRGIAACPLPGEDGRFQIMIKIRPDDPVDLTATALAALLRRRAGGSLTLRDITWSSVFRPNIRLAERYRNGRLLLCGDAAHVHTPAGAQGLNTGVQDSHNLGWKLQQVLAGADDMLLDSYERERRPVAAQVLGRSTELYEGLRRTRPGGLTRGPGEHQLGISYFGGPLAPPDGPRTATLRCGDRAPDAALPETTAATGSASRLFDLYRGPHFTALAFGAGAATALARLPWPPGGAPLHRHTVLTRTAPRTPAEAALLTAYGITSDTLVLIRPDGYIGDISPTAEAPGAAEAPHEKEARPASPAIARLTAG is encoded by the coding sequence ATGGCGGAATCGAAAAAACCAGGCACGGCGTCGGGCGCGCCCGACACCGACGTCACCGTCATCGGCGCGGGGCCCGCGGGCCTCGCGCTCACCCTCGACCTGGCCCGTCGCGGGGTCCGGGTCCGCGTCGTCGAGCGCGACGGGAAGCGCTTCCAGGGCTCACGGGCCAAGGGCGTCCAACCGCGCACCCTGGAGGTCCTCGACGACCTCGGCCTCGCCGACGCCGCCCGCGCGGCAGGCGGTGCGTACCCGCCCATGGGTCTTCACGTCGGCCCGTTCACCAAGGCCTGGCAGATGCACGCCACCGCCCCCGACAGCATCGGCACCCCCTACCCCGACATCCTCCTGCTCCCTCAGTACGCCACCACCACGCTCCTCCACGACGCCGTCGAACGCCTCGGCGTACGCGTCGACTTCGGCGCCCGCGCTGTCGAGATCACCCAGGACGAGAGGGCGTGCGCGGTGCGCCTGGAAGACGGCCGGGTGCTCAGGAGCCGGTACGTGGTCGGCGCCGACGGCGGCTCCAGCACCGTCCGCAAGGCCGCGGGCATCGCGTTCGAGGGCACCACGGACGAGACCGACCGCATGATCCTCGTCGACGGCGCCGTCGACGGACTGTCCCGGGATCACTGGCACATCTGGCCCCGACCGCGCGGGCGCGGCATCGCGGCATGCCCCCTGCCGGGCGAGGACGGCCGCTTCCAGATCATGATCAAGATCCGTCCCGACGACCCCGTCGACCTCACGGCGACCGCCCTCGCCGCCCTCCTGCGCCGCCGTGCGGGCGGCTCCCTCACCCTGCGCGACATCACCTGGTCCTCGGTCTTCCGCCCCAACATCCGTCTCGCCGAGCGCTACCGCAACGGCCGGCTCCTGCTGTGCGGCGACGCCGCCCACGTCCACACGCCCGCCGGCGCGCAGGGCCTCAACACCGGTGTCCAGGACTCCCACAACCTCGGCTGGAAACTCCAGCAGGTCCTGGCGGGCGCCGACGACATGCTCCTGGACAGCTACGAGCGGGAGCGACGCCCCGTCGCCGCGCAGGTCCTCGGCCGCTCCACCGAGCTGTACGAGGGACTGCGCCGCACCCGTCCCGGAGGGCTCACCCGGGGCCCCGGCGAACACCAGCTCGGCATCTCCTACTTCGGCGGCCCGCTGGCCCCGCCGGACGGGCCCCGCACCGCGACCCTGCGCTGCGGCGACCGGGCCCCGGACGCGGCGCTGCCGGAGACGACGGCCGCGACCGGGTCGGCGAGCCGTCTCTTCGACCTCTACCGGGGCCCGCACTTCACCGCCCTCGCGTTCGGCGCCGGCGCCGCCACGGCGCTGGCCCGCCTCCCCTGGCCGCCCGGCGGTGCTCCGTTGCACCGCCACACCGTGCTGACGCGCACCGCACCGCGTACGCCGGCCGAAGCGGCCCTGCTCACCGCGTACGGCATCACCTCGGACACGCTCGTGCTCATCCGCCCGGACGGCTACATCGGCGACATCAGCCCCACGGCCGAAGCCCCCGGCGCCGCGGAGGCACCGCACGAGAAGGAGGCGCGCCCCGCGTCCCCGGCGATCGCCCGCCTGACGGCCGGCTGA